ATAAAGGAAGCATTCAATGAATTAAGCTGATAATCATAGGAGGGGTTTGCGCCACGACTTGGAAAACAGAGTTATCATATGCTGCGGTCGCCGCCTTTCTTGTTCGCAAGCGGCAATCCAGCATGGCGACATGTCGCTCAACGCGGCCGGGGTAAGAAAACACGGGTACAAACCTCATTTTTGTCTATTAGTGAGTCTTCTATTTCTAGTTAAAAAGGGGAACTTTATGTCGCACCAACGCAAGTTTGCATTGCTTCTCGCTTCGTCATTGATTGGCTTCTCCTTGAGTTACGTTGCGCCGGCCCAAGACGAAACTAAAGAAAGTCCGCCGGTATTGAAGCGGAAGCCTTGCGAAGAGCTGAAGGCAGAAATTGATGCGAAGCTCCAGGCGAAAGGCGTTACCGCCTACACTTTGGAAATCGTTCCGAACGAAGATGTGGGGGACCAGAAAGTGGTTGGCAGCTGTGACGGCGGAACGAAAAAAATTACCTACAAGAGAAACTAAGGCATTTCCAGTACACATAGCGGAGCTTCCAATATTTGTCGATACGGGTGTACAACGGGCTCTTATTACAATAGTTGGAACTCATTGTCAGCAGCGCGCTTTAATCGACGCCGGCGAGGCGTTTAAAAACGGTGGCAACCGAATTGCAAATGGTAACAGCTTCCCGTTTTAATCACGCCTATGCTGTGCCGCGCGCACCATGAACCTTATCATTCAAGGCAGCGAGACCGCGAACCGTGATCTCAGGCAATTGGCAAAACTTGCCGGCGCTTCGCGCATCGAACGAATCACCGGCGAGGCATTCCGCCTGTGCGAAGCGCGCGCGCGCGATGGTGTCGCGGAATACTGCCAGAATGCGAAGCTCGATTTCGCCTTTGTACCTGCAAACCGCAAGCTTGCCGATTTCGGATTGCTGGCAATGGATATGGATTCCACGTTGATTAGCATCGAATGTATTGACGAGCTTGCCGATATTCAAGGCATCAAAGACGAGGTCTCGCAAATCACCGCGAGCTCGGTACGCGGCGAAATCGAGTTTGCCGAAAGCGTGCGCCGTCGCGTGGCCCTTCTCGCCGGTCTCGCGGAATCCGCATTGCAGAAAGTTTATGACCAGCGGCTGCAGCTTTCGCCCGGCGCGGAGCGGATGCTGGCCGCGTTGAAAGCGGCCGGCGTCAAAACATTTTTAATTACCAGCGGTTTTACTTATTTTGCCGAACAACTGAAAAAGCGCTTGCACCTCGATTTTATTTATTCAAACGAACTGGAAATTGTTAATGGCAAATTGAGCGGCAAGCTGACCGGGAAAATCGTCGACGCCGACGCCAAGGCGGCTAAAGTCGAAGAAATGCGCAAGCGGCTCGGATTTAAAAAGGACCAGGTCATCGCCATGGGCGACGGCGCCAACGATTTAAAAATGATGGCGCAGGCCGGAATCAGCATCGCCTATCACGCCCAGCCCATCGTCCGCAGGCAAACGACTTACGCCATCAACCATGTCGGCCTGGACGGAATAATTAATTTATTCGCCTAACTGCGCGCTAGCGAACTTCCTCGATTGTGTTGGCTCCGTTTGATCTGTATTAATAATTCGGAGCAACCTGAACAGTAAACTCCAGTGTGAATGGAAGATTCCGAAGGACTGCGTATGAAGTACGGCCGCTTCACAAGGATACTGCATACCCTCATTGCCTTTGGGATTTCGCTCGAGCTTTTGTTAAGTCTCGTGATGAAAGCGCCGAAGCTTGGACGCGTGCTCACACCTCTGCAATCGTTCGGTTACGAGGCACACAAAATGGTCGGTATGGCCGTTTTCGCCGTGCTTTTCCTGCATTGGATTGTCTTGGTGTCCGGCCATGCGTACAAAGGCATCGGGCACTTCTTTCCGTGGTTTTCCAATGCGCGCATGCATACAGTGTTGAGCGATATTCGCGAACTCCTCAAACTTAAGGTGGGAGACCCTGAGCAAGAGGACAGCTTTTCGGGCGCGATTGAAGGTCTCGGCTTCATTGTGGGAAGCATCCTCGCTGCAAGCGGAATAGTGCTTTTCTTCGGGATTGCCGAGCACGGCGATATGAGCGCGGTCACTCATGCGATCAAGGAATTCCATGAGTTCTGGGGTCCCGTCATGTGGGGCTATCTGGGGATCCACGCTGGCGCAGCGATGGTACACGTTGGGCTGGGACATCGTTCGATCCTATCTACCTTCACATGGTGATCAATCGTTAAAATTTGACCAGCCAACACCCGCAAGTGCGGACGCAACAGGATGGAGGTTGCCGCTGAGACAGGCTGATAGCTCTGAACGGCAGCGCACGGCCGTTTTGCGACCGGCCGTCAAGGCGGCCTCCTTCCTGGCCAAACCGCTACACATTGGTCTGCTTAGCAATCTCCACTGCGTCATCGACCTCGATGCCAAGATACAGCACGGTGCTTTTGAGTTTCGTGTGTCCGAGGAGAAGTTAAACGGCTCGAAGATTTTTGGTCCGTGTGCCGAAAATTATTTTTGCCGCTACTGCCATCATGTTCACCACCGCAGGTAAATTACCCCCGAGGCTGTGTGACCTTTCCCTTGATCACCAGCAACAGCGGAATGGCGGCAAGTTGTGCTCCAATCGAGAACACAACCAGCGAAAGCAGGGAAAAATCGTAAAGCATTCCCATTACCATGCTACCCAGGAACCAGGATAGCCCGAAACCCGCATTAAAAACGCCGTAGGCAGTGCCGCGCCTGCGCGCTTCCACCATGCCGGCAATCACGGCACGCAAAATGGATTCCTGCGCTCCCATGCCGATGCCCCAAAGCACAACCCCCGCCAATGCCAGATAGAAATTTCCGTAGAAAACAAGCGGGGCAAAGAAAGCAGAAACAAGGGCTCCAATAATCAAGACGGCAATGCCCTTCCTGTCAAACCAAAACCCGCACACTACCGCCGCAAGCCCATCGAAGCCCATCGCGAGCGCATAAAATATCGGGATCCACTTATCGGGTACGCTGCCCGCTTTTTCAAAATGGTAAGCAACGAGTGAAAAATCCGCATAGCCTGCGGCGACGCAGGCTGCCGCCGCGAGATAAATCCAGAATAGGCCGCTGAAACCTTTGGTTGCTAAACTGGAACTGAGGGGCTCGAGGTCGCGCGGCCGCGGATAGAGCAGGCACGCAGCGGCCAAGGTGCTCAGCGCCAGGACCGCCGGAACCAGCAAAACTGCGAAG
The Burkholderiales bacterium DNA segment above includes these coding regions:
- a CDS encoding DUF1161 domain-containing protein, with protein sequence MSHQRKFALLLASSLIGFSLSYVAPAQDETKESPPVLKRKPCEELKAEIDAKLQAKGVTAYTLEIVPNEDVGDQKVVGSCDGGTKKITYKRN
- the serB gene encoding phosphoserine phosphatase SerB, yielding MNLIIQGSETANRDLRQLAKLAGASRIERITGEAFRLCEARARDGVAEYCQNAKLDFAFVPANRKLADFGLLAMDMDSTLISIECIDELADIQGIKDEVSQITASSVRGEIEFAESVRRRVALLAGLAESALQKVYDQRLQLSPGAERMLAALKAAGVKTFLITSGFTYFAEQLKKRLHLDFIYSNELEIVNGKLSGKLTGKIVDADAKAAKVEEMRKRLGFKKDQVIAMGDGANDLKMMAQAGISIAYHAQPIVRRQTTYAINHVGLDGIINLFA
- a CDS encoding cytochrome b/b6 domain-containing protein encodes the protein MEDSEGLRMKYGRFTRILHTLIAFGISLELLLSLVMKAPKLGRVLTPLQSFGYEAHKMVGMAVFAVLFLHWIVLVSGHAYKGIGHFFPWFSNARMHTVLSDIRELLKLKVGDPEQEDSFSGAIEGLGFIVGSILAASGIVLFFGIAEHGDMSAVTHAIKEFHEFWGPVMWGYLGIHAGAAMVHVGLGHRSILSTFTW
- a CDS encoding MFS transporter; amino-acid sequence: MHDISTPAQKQKTGSSALKFVVLIGVVSLFADMTYEGARSITGPYLAVLGATGTAVGIIAGFGEFAGYALRLASGFLADKTKRYWTLTIVGYAVNLLAVPLLAVAGRWETAGLLMVMERVGKGVRTPARDAMLSHAASGIGAGWAFGLHEALDQIGATVGPLIVAAVLIFKGSYPFSFAVLLVPAVLALSTLAAACLLYPRPRDLEPLSSSLATKGFSGLFWIYLAAAACVAAGYADFSLVAYHFEKAGSVPDKWIPIFYALAMGFDGLAAVVCGFWFDRKGIAVLIIGALVSAFFAPLVFYGNFYLALAGVVLWGIGMGAQESILRAVIAGMVEARRRGTAYGVFNAGFGLSWFLGSMVMGMLYDFSLLSLVVFSIGAQLAAIPLLLVIKGKVTQPRG